In Gammaproteobacteria bacterium (ex Lamellibrachia satsuma), a single genomic region encodes these proteins:
- a CDS encoding GTP-binding protein → MKKDLKIIFTGPVGAGKTTAINAISDTDTVSTNESSTDELRYRKNTTTVAMDYGIINMVDSKRVHLYGTPGQERFDFMWDILIQGGMGLVLLVDNARPDPLEDMQFFLQRFGDFIQRTRVAIGVTRMDVSSTPRLNEYQSLLNEQTRKIPLFEVDARVRQDVSILVQSLLHSLDHQKRE, encoded by the coding sequence ATGAAAAAAGACCTCAAAATCATCTTTACCGGGCCGGTGGGGGCAGGCAAAACCACTGCGATCAACGCCATCAGTGATACTGATACCGTGTCCACCAATGAATCCTCCACGGACGAGCTCCGCTATCGTAAAAACACCACCACAGTCGCAATGGATTACGGCATCATCAACATGGTGGACAGCAAGCGGGTGCATCTCTACGGGACACCTGGTCAAGAACGTTTCGACTTCATGTGGGACATCCTGATTCAGGGTGGCATGGGCCTGGTCCTGCTGGTGGATAATGCCCGCCCCGACCCGCTGGAAGACATGCAGTTTTTTCTGCAGCGATTCGGGGACTTCATCCAGCGCACCCGAGTCGCTATCGGTGTTACCCGAATGGATGTCTCCAGTACACCCAGACTGAACGAATACCAGTCATTATTGAATGAGCAGACGCGAAAAATCCCACTTTTCGAAGTGGATGCCAGAGTCAGACAGGACGTATCCATCCTGGTGCAGTCGTTGCTTCATTCTCTGGATCATCAGAAGCGCGAATAA
- a CDS encoding NADH-quinone oxidoreductase subunit M has product MGSLTQLLITPVATAVLIALLPGQNQRLIRGVALFGSAIALLLSWRLFAGFDNSLADLQFMEVVPWNPRLGTSYAVGIDGISLSMILLATLLSLVALAASASITKQVKGYYILVLVLESAMLGVFMAQDWSLFYVFWELTLIPLFFLIDRWGGKNRQGAALNFVLYTMGGSVFMLLSLLVLFDTLPGHSFAMDQMRAGAHLISEQKQVLIFLGFLIGFGVKMPIFPIHGWLPLAHVEAPSPISILLSGILLKMGSYGLIRAAQTLPDAVISLQGVLVALALVSLVYGGLLAWRQWDLKRMIAYSSVSHMGVVLLGIATLNFAGLTGAVMQMMAHGLVAGATFLLIGLLYERTHTRNINDYSSLLRVAPRFAFFTTIAFIGAVGLPGTFGFIAELHVLIGGFERWGWLVVLLTLGVLISAAYAIRTIGRLFTGPVRKEMQDIADLRPSEMAAAIVLTGGIVLLGIFPAPALELVSASITQLSATFAAHL; this is encoded by the coding sequence ATGGGTTCGCTCACTCAACTATTGATTACACCTGTCGCCACAGCAGTGCTTATCGCCCTGCTTCCTGGACAGAATCAACGTCTGATCCGGGGAGTCGCACTCTTCGGCTCCGCCATCGCCTTGCTGCTCTCCTGGCGATTATTCGCCGGCTTTGATAACTCCCTTGCAGATCTGCAATTCATGGAGGTTGTGCCCTGGAACCCGCGCCTCGGCACATCTTATGCCGTCGGCATCGATGGTATCTCCCTCTCCATGATCCTGCTGGCAACCCTGCTCAGTCTGGTCGCCCTGGCCGCTTCGGCCAGCATCACCAAGCAGGTGAAAGGCTACTACATACTGGTGTTGGTGCTGGAATCCGCCATGCTCGGGGTATTCATGGCCCAGGACTGGTCGCTATTCTATGTCTTCTGGGAACTGACCCTGATCCCGCTCTTCTTCCTCATTGATCGCTGGGGAGGGAAAAATCGTCAGGGTGCAGCACTCAATTTCGTGCTCTACACCATGGGCGGGTCGGTTTTTATGCTGCTTAGCCTGCTGGTGCTTTTCGACACCCTGCCGGGCCACTCCTTTGCCATGGATCAGATGCGCGCCGGCGCGCACCTGATTTCCGAACAGAAACAGGTCCTGATCTTTTTGGGTTTTCTCATCGGTTTCGGGGTCAAGATGCCGATCTTCCCTATCCACGGCTGGCTGCCGCTGGCCCACGTCGAGGCACCGAGTCCTATCAGCATCCTGCTCTCCGGCATCCTGTTGAAAATGGGATCCTACGGTCTGATCCGTGCCGCACAGACCCTGCCCGATGCCGTCATCTCCCTGCAGGGGGTACTGGTTGCCCTCGCGTTGGTAAGTCTGGTCTATGGTGGTCTATTGGCTTGGCGGCAATGGGATCTGAAACGGATGATCGCCTACTCTTCGGTCAGCCACATGGGTGTGGTGTTGCTGGGCATCGCAACCCTAAATTTCGCCGGTCTGACCGGAGCGGTTATGCAGATGATGGCACACGGATTGGTGGCGGGCGCCACTTTCCTGCTGATCGGACTGCTCTATGAACGCACCCACACGCGCAACATCAATGACTACAGCTCCCTGCTTCGGGTAGCACCACGCTTTGCCTTCTTCACCACGATTGCATTTATCGGCGCCGTTGGCCTGCCCGGCACTTTTGGTTTTATCGCCGAACTACACGTCCTGATTGGCGGTTTCGAACGTTGGGGCTGGTTGGTGGTACTACTAACCCTAGGCGTATTGATCAGCGCTGCCTATGCGATACGCACTATCGGCCGTCTCTTCACCGGGCCCGTTCGAAAGGAGATGCAGGATATCGCTGACCTGCGGCCCAGCGAGATGGCAGCCGCCATCGTGTTGACTGGCGGCATTGTCTTATTGGGCATCTTCCCGGCTCCGGCACTGGAGCTTGTGTCCGCCTCCATCACCCAGTTGAGCGCCACCTTCGCGGCCCATCTGTAA
- a CDS encoding DUF2309 domain-containing protein: protein MSAASHETDSVDIRSRLHHVIEHFEHVLPGQAPIKDFVHHNTLHGFQHLEFTEALAEAERINGARGYLPDDRFREFYAEGRITLEDLRAVIDETPALEPDEVLLENIDGALTYRDITIAALLHPLKTVTACQFNWQIEELDLLRRFQSDVDNNTRQHFLEAAAEQGLSDEKAAISDLWTICLETLGLEHFCMHPEELVDLSPEQAERMLHTLTIEDDSFSSVHYRVRKESAKQLDRTISRIGQEITLHGLLLELTGKDLLDEIRPLLIRFIASFLDQGQAAWQAPERDTGFYTTWRRSVAVSLTGFFNEMPEWQDEIAVLDEDPMEAVISELQRMGLPETYWESYLERLALELPGWSGMFLYRHNHPGYEGSHDVSVEMLDYLAVRLVMERLFAQRLCDQQWQIAPNLDMLRWYFRRRRSEFMVRHSLHNNRLPEYLIVRAQQLELQTPTPSDDYPQWRQLADMIWTWRQSPASDRPAGHSVYGSAWQLFRLSQHLGLIGQDIANLGEQGVRKLFDCLHRLTPDTQSFLWLQAYERNYREQIFNAVVNNEGRGHWKSRGSTPAAQIVWCMDDREEGIRRHLEVINPAIETFGAAAHYNVPHNWRGLTDEKISGLCPVVMVPAHEIRERAHPGMEEQARQLSKRHKKRLRLKDLLHQETRRNLLGSTVLIALAAPATLGILIAKVLAPLKVGKLSAKLRDTYETAVQTDIAVTAAPDAPEGTIEHNRLGFSDEEQADRVEVFLQNIGLVDGFSPLPIIMGHGSSSENNPHRAAYDCGACSGRHSGPNARILAAIANRPEIREILRQRGIDIHKNSWFIGAFHNTCDENIDWFDMDKVPKSHQQILSVIQRNVDEACHHSAHERCRKFFSAPKQPNLKQALAHIQGRGNDFSQARPELGHATNACAVIGRRSITQGAFFDRRAFLISYDPTIDPSGEIIERLLLANGPVGAGISLEYYFSTVNNDEYGCGSKITHNITGLFGVMEGASSDLRTGLPRQMIEIHEAMRLQVIVEQKIDLLTEIYMRQPPLQELVGKGWLLLSAKDPDSDRIDVFYPDRGWVRWEGQINELPTVKNSADWYAGHMEPLTPVLLEQPGETRHA, encoded by the coding sequence TTGTCCGCCGCCAGCCATGAGACAGATTCCGTCGATATCCGCAGCCGCCTGCATCATGTTATCGAGCACTTCGAGCATGTACTGCCAGGACAGGCGCCGATCAAGGACTTCGTCCACCACAACACGCTGCACGGCTTCCAGCATCTGGAATTCACCGAGGCACTGGCAGAGGCGGAGCGCATTAACGGTGCAAGGGGCTACCTGCCGGATGACCGTTTCCGGGAGTTCTACGCTGAGGGGCGCATCACCCTGGAAGATCTGCGGGCCGTCATCGATGAGACCCCAGCACTGGAGCCCGACGAGGTCCTGCTGGAGAATATCGACGGCGCACTGACCTACCGTGATATCACCATTGCGGCTTTGCTCCACCCTCTGAAGACAGTCACTGCCTGTCAGTTCAACTGGCAGATCGAAGAGTTGGATCTCCTGCGCCGTTTTCAGTCCGACGTCGACAATAACACTCGCCAACATTTTCTCGAAGCTGCCGCCGAGCAAGGTCTGAGCGACGAAAAGGCTGCCATCTCCGATCTCTGGACCATATGCCTCGAAACCCTCGGCCTGGAGCATTTCTGTATGCACCCGGAGGAGTTGGTTGATCTCTCTCCGGAGCAGGCGGAGCGCATGCTACACACCCTGACCATTGAGGACGACAGCTTCAGTAGCGTTCACTACCGGGTGCGAAAAGAGTCCGCCAAGCAACTTGACCGGACAATATCGCGGATCGGACAGGAAATCACTCTGCACGGCCTATTGCTTGAATTGACCGGCAAGGATCTGCTTGATGAGATTCGTCCACTGCTCATCCGTTTCATCGCCAGTTTTCTTGACCAGGGCCAAGCGGCTTGGCAAGCCCCCGAGCGCGATACAGGCTTTTACACCACCTGGCGACGCAGCGTCGCCGTCTCTCTAACCGGCTTCTTCAACGAGATGCCGGAGTGGCAGGACGAGATCGCAGTGCTCGACGAGGACCCGATGGAGGCAGTGATCTCTGAACTGCAGCGCATGGGGCTTCCGGAGACGTACTGGGAATCTTATCTGGAAAGACTCGCCCTGGAGCTGCCCGGCTGGTCCGGCATGTTTCTCTATCGCCACAATCACCCCGGCTACGAAGGCTCTCACGATGTCTCCGTGGAGATGCTGGATTACCTCGCGGTACGATTGGTGATGGAACGCCTTTTCGCCCAGCGGCTGTGCGATCAACAGTGGCAGATTGCGCCCAACCTGGACATGCTGCGCTGGTACTTCCGAAGACGCCGCTCCGAGTTCATGGTGCGCCACAGTCTGCACAACAACCGGCTGCCGGAGTATCTCATTGTCCGTGCGCAACAGCTGGAACTGCAGACACCCACACCCAGCGATGACTATCCCCAGTGGCGTCAGCTGGCTGACATGATCTGGACATGGCGTCAAAGCCCCGCCTCCGACCGCCCAGCAGGACATTCGGTCTACGGCAGTGCCTGGCAGCTCTTTCGTCTGAGCCAGCATCTGGGGCTCATCGGACAGGATATCGCTAACCTCGGCGAACAGGGCGTAAGAAAACTCTTTGATTGCCTGCACCGCCTCACTCCCGATACCCAAAGTTTCCTCTGGCTGCAGGCCTACGAGCGCAACTATCGCGAGCAGATCTTCAACGCGGTCGTCAACAATGAGGGACGGGGACACTGGAAGAGTCGCGGAAGCACACCCGCCGCGCAAATCGTCTGGTGCATGGACGATCGCGAAGAGGGAATCCGCCGCCACTTGGAAGTCATCAATCCCGCCATTGAAACCTTCGGTGCTGCTGCCCACTACAACGTCCCGCACAATTGGCGGGGGCTCACCGACGAGAAGATTTCCGGACTCTGTCCCGTGGTCATGGTACCGGCGCACGAAATCAGGGAGAGAGCGCATCCCGGTATGGAAGAGCAGGCAAGACAACTCAGCAAGCGGCACAAGAAGCGGCTTCGACTGAAAGATCTCCTGCATCAGGAGACCCGCCGCAACCTGCTTGGTTCGACCGTACTGATCGCTCTGGCCGCCCCCGCCACTCTCGGCATTCTGATAGCCAAGGTATTGGCGCCGCTAAAGGTTGGCAAACTCTCTGCCAAACTGCGTGATACTTACGAAACCGCCGTGCAGACTGACATTGCAGTCACCGCCGCGCCAGATGCACCCGAAGGCACGATCGAACACAACCGTCTCGGTTTCTCGGATGAGGAACAGGCCGACCGGGTAGAGGTATTTCTGCAAAACATCGGCTTGGTGGATGGCTTCTCACCGCTGCCCATCATCATGGGTCACGGCTCCAGCAGCGAGAACAATCCGCACCGCGCCGCTTACGACTGCGGCGCCTGCAGCGGCCGTCACTCCGGTCCCAATGCGCGTATTCTCGCCGCCATCGCCAATCGCCCGGAGATCAGAGAGATCCTGCGTCAACGGGGAATCGACATTCACAAGAACAGCTGGTTCATCGGCGCCTTCCACAACACCTGCGATGAGAACATCGACTGGTTCGATATGGATAAGGTGCCGAAATCCCACCAGCAGATTCTCTCCGTTATCCAGAGGAATGTGGATGAAGCGTGCCATCATTCGGCTCATGAACGCTGCCGTAAATTTTTCTCCGCCCCGAAACAACCCAACCTGAAGCAGGCGCTTGCCCATATCCAGGGACGTGGTAACGATTTCAGCCAGGCACGCCCCGAACTGGGCCACGCCACCAACGCCTGCGCCGTCATCGGTCGCCGTTCCATTACCCAGGGTGCCTTCTTCGACCGCCGGGCCTTTCTCATCTCCTATGATCCCACCATCGATCCCAGTGGGGAGATCATCGAACGTCTGCTGTTGGCCAACGGTCCGGTGGGCGCGGGTATCAGCCTGGAGTATTACTTCTCCACCGTGAACAACGACGAATACGGCTGTGGTTCCAAGATAACCCACAACATCACCGGCCTCTTCGGCGTCATGGAGGGGGCCAGCTCCGACCTGCGCACCGGCCTGCCACGGCAGATGATCGAAATCCACGAGGCGATGCGTCTGCAGGTCATCGTGGAGCAGAAGATCGACCTGTTGACTGAGATCTATATGCGACAACCTCCGCTACAGGAGTTGGTGGGTAAAGGTTGGTTGCTACTCAGCGCCAAAGACCCGGACAGCGACCGAATCGATGTCTTCTATCCCGATCGAGGCTGGGTGCGTTGGGAGGGCCAGATCAACGAACTGCCGACAGTGAAAAACTCCGCCGACTGGTACGCGGGGCACATGGAGCCACTGAC
- a CDS encoding riboflavin synthase subunit alpha, with amino-acid sequence MFTGIVQGTVEVVEIIEKSDFRTHKVLLPGKLLDGLEPGASVAHNGCCLTVTGIEDDLVSFDLMQETLRVTNLGEVEAGDRVNVERAARFEDEIGGHQMSGHILCTAIVVNVVATENNHQVRFRLPDEWMKYLFTKGYIGIDGISLTIGEVSGNEFEVNLIPETLARTNIGSRKPGDRINIEIDPQTQAIVDTVERVLAKTPSPS; translated from the coding sequence ATGTTCACGGGTATCGTTCAGGGGACAGTAGAGGTCGTCGAGATCATCGAAAAAAGTGACTTTCGCACCCACAAGGTCCTTCTGCCAGGCAAGCTTCTGGATGGGCTGGAACCCGGCGCCTCCGTAGCTCACAACGGTTGTTGTCTGACGGTTACCGGAATCGAGGATGATCTGGTCAGTTTCGACCTGATGCAGGAGACCCTGCGGGTTACCAATCTCGGCGAGGTGGAAGCTGGTGACCGAGTGAATGTGGAACGGGCCGCCCGCTTCGAGGATGAGATCGGCGGCCATCAAATGTCCGGCCATATCCTCTGCACAGCGATTGTGGTCAATGTGGTCGCAACAGAAAACAATCATCAGGTTCGTTTCAGACTGCCGGATGAGTGGATGAAATACCTCTTTACCAAGGGATATATCGGCATCGACGGTATCAGCCTGACCATCGGTGAGGTATCCGGCAACGAATTCGAGGTCAACCTGATCCCCGAAACCCTGGCTCGCACCAACATCGGCAGTCGCAAACCCGGAGACCGGATCAACATCGAGATCGATCCGCAAACCCAAGCTATCGTTGATACCGTGGAACGGGTTTTAGCAAAAACACCCTCTCCTTCCTAA
- a CDS encoding DUF2782 domain-containing protein, whose amino-acid sequence MEPAVTLEKHHNRTVEEYRVNNNLYMIKVTPNIGPSYYMVDPDGSGEMEMKRGPADVNVPKWTLFSW is encoded by the coding sequence ATGGAGCCCGCCGTCACATTGGAGAAACACCACAACCGCACGGTGGAGGAGTACCGCGTCAACAATAATCTCTATATGATCAAAGTGACCCCGAATATCGGCCCCTCATATTATATGGTTGATCCGGACGGCAGCGGCGAAATGGAGATGAAACGCGGCCCAGCCGATGTCAATGTGCCTAAATGGACACTTTTCAGTTGGTAA
- a CDS encoding ABC transporter ATP-binding protein, whose translation MATNSVQTAVRNQDYSWNELTGMILQHRRELIAANIIAIFGAIAAVPVPLLIPLLVDEVLLNQPGRAIATIDSLFPASWQGPTLYILAVLGLTLILRLITLILGVWQTRQFTCIAKDVIFLIRRDLLQRLEHISMSAYETLGSGTVASHLVTDLAAVDNFVSTTTSKFLVAVLTITGTALVLLWINWPLALFILLLNPIVIYFTTVFGRRVKRLKREENSAFQLFQESLEETLDAIQQIRASNRERHYIQRIIDKAESIRHHSAAFTWKSDAAGRLSFVIFLFGFDIFRAVSMFMVLYSDLTIGEMLGVFAYLWFMMGPVQEVLNVQYAYQSAQAALSRINQLMRVDLEPVYPHQENPFKDKTTVSVELNDIHFAYGEGPSVLKDISLQISAGEKVALVGASGGGKTTLVQILLGLYPPASGQVLFDGVPVNRIGMDVVRDHVATVLQHPALLNDSVRINLTLGRDVPETELWQALKIAQLDATIERMDQGLETLIGRFGVRLSGGQRQRLAIARMVLTNPSVVILDEATSALDTTTEGNLHSALQQFLAGRTTIIIAHRLSAVKQADRVLVFEDGRIVEQGRHDELIANNGLYSSLYGRQQ comes from the coding sequence ATGGCTACAAACAGTGTTCAAACGGCAGTCCGCAACCAGGACTACTCCTGGAATGAGCTGACCGGCATGATCCTGCAGCACCGGCGGGAGCTGATTGCTGCGAATATCATCGCCATCTTCGGCGCCATTGCTGCGGTACCCGTCCCCCTGTTGATCCCTCTACTCGTTGACGAAGTGCTGCTCAATCAGCCGGGTCGTGCAATAGCCACTATCGACAGCCTCTTCCCAGCAAGTTGGCAGGGGCCGACGCTCTATATTCTCGCAGTTTTGGGTCTTACCCTGATATTACGTCTGATCACCCTTATCCTCGGTGTCTGGCAAACCCGCCAATTCACCTGCATCGCCAAGGATGTCATCTTTCTAATCCGGCGGGACCTGCTGCAACGCCTTGAGCACATCTCCATGTCCGCCTATGAGACCCTCGGCAGCGGTACGGTGGCATCCCACCTGGTAACCGACCTGGCTGCCGTGGACAACTTTGTCAGCACGACTACCAGCAAATTTCTTGTGGCGGTGCTCACCATAACCGGCACAGCCCTGGTGCTACTCTGGATAAACTGGCCACTTGCCCTGTTCATCCTGCTGCTGAACCCAATTGTCATCTATTTCACGACGGTTTTCGGCCGGCGGGTAAAGCGCCTGAAAAGAGAGGAGAACTCCGCCTTCCAGTTGTTTCAGGAGTCTCTGGAAGAGACCCTCGATGCGATCCAGCAGATCCGCGCCAGCAATCGGGAACGTCACTACATTCAGCGCATCATCGACAAGGCGGAGAGTATTCGCCACCACTCCGCCGCCTTCACATGGAAGAGTGATGCCGCCGGACGACTCTCCTTTGTCATCTTTCTTTTCGGCTTCGATATTTTCCGCGCTGTGAGCATGTTCATGGTGCTCTATTCCGACCTCACGATCGGCGAGATGCTGGGGGTCTTTGCCTACCTCTGGTTCATGATGGGACCAGTGCAGGAGGTATTGAACGTACAGTACGCCTACCAGAGCGCGCAGGCGGCACTGAGCCGGATCAATCAGCTGATGCGGGTCGACCTGGAACCCGTCTATCCCCATCAGGAAAACCCGTTCAAAGACAAAACAACCGTCTCCGTCGAGCTTAACGATATCCATTTTGCCTATGGTGAAGGACCTTCCGTGCTCAAGGATATTTCATTACAAATTTCCGCCGGAGAAAAAGTGGCACTGGTGGGTGCGAGCGGCGGAGGAAAAACCACCCTGGTGCAGATTCTGCTCGGACTCTACCCTCCCGCTTCGGGACAGGTGCTGTTCGATGGTGTACCGGTCAACAGAATCGGCATGGACGTGGTAAGAGATCATGTGGCAACCGTGCTGCAACACCCTGCGCTGCTAAACGACAGTGTGCGGATCAATCTCACACTTGGCCGCGATGTCCCTGAAACAGAACTCTGGCAGGCGCTGAAAATCGCGCAGCTCGATGCAACCATAGAGCGAATGGATCAGGGACTGGAGACGCTGATCGGCCGTTTCGGCGTGCGTCTCTCCGGCGGCCAGCGACAACGGCTGGCAATTGCCCGTATGGTTTTGACCAACCCAAGCGTGGTCATCCTTGATGAAGCCACCTCCGCCCTCGACACTACAACCGAGGGAAATCTCCACTCGGCGTTGCAACAGTTTTTGGCTGGCCGCACCACTATCATCATCGCCCATCGGTTGAGCGCGGTGAAACAGGCCGACAGGGTTCTGGTATTCGAAGACGGCAGAATTGTGGAACAGGGAAGACATGATGAGCTGATTGCAAACAATGGCCTCTACTCCTCCCTATACGGCCGACAGCAGTAA
- a CDS encoding amino acid ABC transporter substrate-binding protein, producing MNSNRIMRWILTGLLLAAVSTTALASTLETVKKHGTLRCGVNTGLPGFALKSSAGRWEGMDADFCRAVAAAVFGDAEKVEFIPHTTKTRLQALQNGNIDLLAHNVTWTMSRDLGTGLDFAGIYYFDGQGFMVRKDMKVRSALALNGSSICVIGGTTSEANVKEYFIRHQMKLRLVSSDTSVDALKNFEQGTCKVLTSDLSQLYSLRTSTKNPGDYKVLPEPISKEPLGPVVREGDDNWRDIVQWTLFTLINAEEMGVSSNNVDRVLEIAHTPEVLRLLGKTGASGKSLGLENDWSYQIIRKVGNYGEVFERNLGKQTPLKMKRGFNSTWQNGGLLYAPPVR from the coding sequence ATGAACAGTAATAGAATCATGCGATGGATACTGACCGGGCTCCTGTTGGCAGCAGTCAGCACAACCGCACTTGCGAGTACGCTCGAAACCGTCAAAAAACACGGAACACTACGCTGCGGAGTCAACACTGGCTTGCCTGGATTTGCCCTGAAGAGTAGTGCAGGTCGCTGGGAAGGCATGGACGCCGATTTCTGTCGCGCAGTGGCAGCTGCGGTCTTCGGCGATGCCGAAAAAGTTGAATTCATTCCCCACACAACCAAAACACGTCTGCAGGCATTGCAGAACGGCAACATCGATCTACTGGCGCACAACGTCACCTGGACCATGAGCCGTGATCTCGGCACGGGTCTCGACTTTGCCGGTATCTACTATTTTGATGGTCAGGGTTTCATGGTTCGCAAGGATATGAAAGTACGCAGCGCCCTCGCCCTGAATGGAAGCAGCATCTGCGTTATCGGTGGAACCACGAGTGAAGCCAACGTAAAAGAGTATTTCATCAGGCATCAGATGAAACTTCGTCTGGTGAGCTCTGATACCTCAGTGGATGCACTGAAGAATTTTGAGCAAGGCACTTGCAAGGTCCTCACCAGCGATCTGTCACAGCTCTATTCCCTGCGCACCAGCACAAAAAACCCTGGCGACTATAAGGTGCTGCCGGAACCCATCTCCAAGGAGCCACTCGGCCCGGTGGTGCGTGAAGGTGACGATAACTGGCGCGACATCGTCCAGTGGACGCTGTTTACCCTGATCAACGCCGAGGAGATGGGGGTCAGCTCCAACAACGTCGACCGCGTTCTGGAGATCGCGCACACCCCCGAGGTTCTGCGTCTGCTGGGCAAGACGGGCGCTTCCGGCAAATCTCTAGGCCTGGAAAACGACTGGTCCTATCAAATCATCCGCAAGGTCGGAAATTACGGTGAGGTTTTCGAGCGCAATCTGGGAAAACAGACTCCGCTTAAAATGAAACGTGGTTTCAATTCAACCTGGCAAAATGGCGGCCTGCTCTACGCGCCTCCCGTGCGGTAA